A genomic segment from Sciurus carolinensis chromosome 1, mSciCar1.2, whole genome shotgun sequence encodes:
- the Fam131c gene encoding protein FAM131C isoform X2, which yields MGSCVSRDLFTSAHKDCPMPQGTEPGNPDLPSRYPPTIAPGHVTGKDKQMDFCWDPWQRCFQTTNGYLSDSRACSSNYSVAALATSSLVGVVQSIKDHITKPTAMARGRVAHLIEWKGWSAQQSGWELSPAEDEHYCCLPDELREARFAAGVAEQFAITEATLSAWSSLDDEELHPDSSPQDAVPLQDLESVYLQDSLLSVPSQDDSLLAFSSPGLSTDGWPSPQEPPITAASPQSPSSEQQHRRQLLGCPGPGGGVHLQDSLPSVNSGFLSEDEVFYN from the exons ATGGGCTCCTGCGTGTCGCGAG ATCTGTTCACAAGTGCCCACAAAGACTGCCCCATGCCCCAGGGCACGGAGCCCGGGAACCCAGACCTGCCCTCCAGATACCCACCCACCATTGCTCCAGGACATGTCACTGGCAAG GACAAACAGATGGATTTCTGTTGGGATCCTTGGCAG aGGTGCTTCCAGACCACCAACGGCTACCTGTCCGACTCCAGAGCCTGCTCCAGCAACTACAGCGTGGCCGCCCTGGCCACCTCGTCCCTCGTGG GCGTGGTGCAGAGCATCAAGGACCACATCACCAAGCCCACGGCCATGGCACGGGGCCGGGTGGCCCACCTCATCGAGTGGAAGGGCTGGAGCGCCCAGCAGTCGGGCTGGGAGCTGTCCCCGGCCGAGGACGAGCACTACTGCTGCCTGCCGGACGAGCTGCGAGAGGCCCGCTTTGCTGCAG GCGTGGCTGAGCAGTTTGCCATCACGGAGGCCACTCTGAGCGCCTGGTCCTCGCTGGACGACGAGGAGCTGCACCCTGACAGCAGCCCCCAGGACGCCGTCCCGCTCCAGG ACCTGGAGAGCGTCTACCTTCAGGACAGCCTTCTGAGTGTCCCCTCGCAGGACGACAGTCTCCTGGCCTTCTCCTCCCCCGGCCTCTCCACGGACGGCTGGCCCTCTCCCCAGGAGCCCCCCATCACAGCTGCCAGCCCACAGTCGCCCAGCTCTGAACAGCAGCATCGGCGGCAGCTGCTGGGGTGCCCGGGGCCTGGTGGCGGGGTCCACCTGCAGGACTCCCTGCCCTCAGTGAACAGCGGCTTCCTCTCCGAGGACGAGGTGTTCTATAACTGA
- the Fam131c gene encoding protein FAM131C isoform X1: MPQGTEPGNPDLPSRYPPTIAPGHVTGKDKQMDFCWDPWQRCFQTTNGYLSDSRACSSNYSVAALATSSLVGVVQSIKDHITKPTAMARGRVAHLIEWKGWSAQQSGWELSPAEDEHYCCLPDELREARFAAGVAEQFAITEATLSAWSSLDDEELHPDSSPQDAVPLQDLESVYLQDSLLSVPSQDDSLLAFSSPGLSTDGWPSPQEPPITAASPQSPSSEQQHRRQLLGCPGPGGGVHLQDSLPSVNSGFLSEDEVFYN; encoded by the exons ATGCCCCAGGGCACGGAGCCCGGGAACCCAGACCTGCCCTCCAGATACCCACCCACCATTGCTCCAGGACATGTCACTGGCAAG GACAAACAGATGGATTTCTGTTGGGATCCTTGGCAG aGGTGCTTCCAGACCACCAACGGCTACCTGTCCGACTCCAGAGCCTGCTCCAGCAACTACAGCGTGGCCGCCCTGGCCACCTCGTCCCTCGTGG GCGTGGTGCAGAGCATCAAGGACCACATCACCAAGCCCACGGCCATGGCACGGGGCCGGGTGGCCCACCTCATCGAGTGGAAGGGCTGGAGCGCCCAGCAGTCGGGCTGGGAGCTGTCCCCGGCCGAGGACGAGCACTACTGCTGCCTGCCGGACGAGCTGCGAGAGGCCCGCTTTGCTGCAG GCGTGGCTGAGCAGTTTGCCATCACGGAGGCCACTCTGAGCGCCTGGTCCTCGCTGGACGACGAGGAGCTGCACCCTGACAGCAGCCCCCAGGACGCCGTCCCGCTCCAGG ACCTGGAGAGCGTCTACCTTCAGGACAGCCTTCTGAGTGTCCCCTCGCAGGACGACAGTCTCCTGGCCTTCTCCTCCCCCGGCCTCTCCACGGACGGCTGGCCCTCTCCCCAGGAGCCCCCCATCACAGCTGCCAGCCCACAGTCGCCCAGCTCTGAACAGCAGCATCGGCGGCAGCTGCTGGGGTGCCCGGGGCCTGGTGGCGGGGTCCACCTGCAGGACTCCCTGCCCTCAGTGAACAGCGGCTTCCTCTCCGAGGACGAGGTGTTCTATAACTGA
- the Clcnka gene encoding chloride channel protein ClC-Ka isoform X1 — protein MTDRDPMEELVGLREGSPGSPVTLQELWGPCPRVRRGIRGGLEWLKQKLFRVGEDWYFLMTLGVLMALISYAMNFVIGRVVRAHKWLYREIGDSHLLRYLSWTMYPVALLSFSSGFSQSITPFSGGSGIPELKTILSGVVLEDYLDIKNFGAKVVGLSCTLATGSTIFLGKVGPFVHLSVMIAAYLGRVRTRTIGESQNKSKQNEMLVAAAAVGVATVFAAPFSGVLFSIEVVSSHFSVWDYWRGFFAATCGAFMFRLLAVFGSEQETITSLYKTSFPVDVPFDLPEIFFFVALGAICGVLSCAYLFCQRTFLGFVKTNRFTSKLLATRSPALELTPPPSKPLYAALAALVLASITYPPGVGRFLASRLSMKEHLDSLFDNNSWALMSRNSSPPWPAEPDPQNLWFEWYHPRFTVFGTLGFFLLMKFWMLILATTIPIPAGYFMPIFIFGAAVGRLLGEALSVAFPEGIVAGGAVNPIMPGGYALAGAAAFSGAVTHTVSTALLVFELTGQIVHALPVLMAVLAANAIAQSCQPSFYDGTIIVKKLPYLPWIRGRSIGSHPVTVEDFMNCTVTTLAKDTLLEEVAKVVTSTDVAEYPLVESTESQILVGIVQRAPLVHALQAEPPSWAPGQQRCLQDILAGGCPTEPVTLQLSPETSLHQTHNLFELLNLQSLFVTSRGRAVGSVSWVELKKAISSLTNPPAPK, from the exons ATGACGGACAG ggaccccATGGAGGAGCTGGTAGGGCTGCGTGAGGGCTCCCCGGGGAGCCCCGTGACGCTGCAGGAGCTGTGGGGCCCGTGTCCCCGCGTCCGCCGGGGCATCCGCG GTGGCCTGGAGTGGCTGAAGCAGAAGCTGTTCCGCGTGGGCGAAGACTGGTACTTCCTGATGACCCTCGGGGTGCTCATGGCCCTGATCAGCTATGCCATGAACTTCGTCATCGGGCGTGTGGTCCGAG CGCACAAGTGGCTATACCGGGAGATCGGGGACAGCCACCTGCTCCGGTATCTCTCCTGGACCATGTACCCCGTGGCGCTCCTGTCCTTCTCCTCCGGCTTCTCCCAGAGCATCACGCCCTTCTCTGGTG GTTCCGGAATCCCAGAGTTGAAGACCATCCTGTCAGGTGTGGTCTTGGAGGACTACCTGGACATCAAGAACTTTGGGGCCAAGGTGGTGGGTCTCTCCTGCACCCTGGCCACCGGCAGCACCATCTTCTTGGGCAAAGTG GGCCCCTTCGTGCACCTGAGTGTGATGATCGCTGCTTACCTGGGACGCGTGCGCACCAGGACCATCGGGGAGTCCCAG AACAAGAGCAAGCAGAACGAAATGCTGGTGGCAGCGGCTGCAGTGGGCGTGGCCACCGTCTTCGCAGCCCCCTTCAGCG GCGTCCTGTTCAGCATCGAGGTCGTGTCCTCCCACTTCTCGGTCTGGGATTACTGGAGGGGCTTCTTCGCCGCCACCTGCGGGGCCTTCATGTTCCGCCTGCTGGCCGTCTTCGGCAGCGAGCAGG AGACCATCACCTCCCTCTATAAGACCAGTTTCCCGGTGGACGTGCCCTTTGACCTGCCGGAGATCTTCTTTTTCGTGGCACTGGG GGCCATCTGCGGCGTCCTGAGCTGCGCTTACCTCTTCTGCCAGCGGACTTTCCTAGGCTTCGTCAAGACCAATCGGTTCACCTCCAAACTGCTGGCCACCAG GAGTCCAGCGCTGGAGCTGACCCCTCCTCCCAGCAAGCCCCTGTACGCGGCCCTGGCGGCTCTGGTCCTGGCCTCCATCACCTACCCGCCTGGCGTGGGCCGCTTCCTGGCTTCCCGG CTGTCCATGAAGGAGCATTTGGATTCTCTGTTCGACAACAACTCGTGGGCCCTGATGAGCCGGAACTCATCCCCGCCCTGGCCCGCCGAGCCCGACCCCCAGAACCTGTGGTTCGAATGGTACCACCCGCGCTTCACCGTCTTCGGGACCCTGGGCTTCTTCCTCCTCATGAAG TTCTGGATGCTGATCCTGGCCACCACCATCCCCATTCCCGCTGGGTACTTCATGCCCATATTTATCTTTG GAGCTGCCGTGGGGCGCCTCTTGGGGGAGGCACTCTCCGTGGCCTTCCCCGAGGGCATCGTGGCCGGAGGAGCCGTCAACCCCATCATGCCCGGCGGCTATGCTCTGGCAG GGGCTGCAGCCTTCTCCGGGGCGGTGACACACACCGTTTCCACGGCTCTGCTGGTCTTCGAGCTGACAGGTCAGATCGTGCACGCGCTGCCTGTGCTGATGGCGGTGCTGGCGGCCAACGCCATCGCCCAGAGCTGCCAGCCGTCCTTCTATGACGGCACCATCATTGTCAAGAAACTGCCCTACCTGCCCTGGATTCGGGGCCGCAGCATCGG CTCCCACCCTGTGACTGTGGAGGACTTCATGAACTGCACTGTCACCACGCTGGCCAAGGACACGCTGCTAGAGGAGGTGGCCAAGGTCGTGACCTCCACAGATGTGGCCGAGTACCCCCTGGTAGAGAGCACAG AATCTCAGATCCTGGTGGGCATCGTGCAAAGGGCCCCGTTGGTGCATGCCCTTCAGGCTGAGCCACCCTCCTGGGCTCCAGGACAACAG CGGTGTCTCCAGGACATCTTGGCAGGGGGCTGCCCCACAGAGCCAGTGACCCTGCAGCTGTCCCCAGAGACCTCACTGCACCAG ACACACAACCTCTTTGAGCTGTTGAACCTTCAGTCTCTCTTCGTGACGTCGCGGGGCAGAGCCGTGGGCTCCGTGTCCTGGGTGGAG TTGAAGAAGGCGATTTCCAGCCTGACAAATCCACCAGCCCCGAAGTGA
- the Clcnka gene encoding chloride channel protein ClC-Ka isoform X3 — protein MTDRDPMEELVGLREGSPGSPVTLQELWGPCPRVRRGIRGGLEWLKQKLFRVGEDWYFLMTLGVLMALISYAMNFVIGRVVRAHKWLYREIGDSHLLRYLSWTMYPVALLSFSSGFSQSITPFSGGSGIPELKTILSGVVLEDYLDIKNFGAKVVGLSCTLATGSTIFLGKVGPFVHLSVMIAAYLGRVRTRTIGESQNKSKQNEMLVAAAAVGVATVFAAPFSGVLFSIEVVSSHFSVWDYWRGFFAATCGAFMFRLLAVFGSEQETITSLYKTSFPVDVPFDLPEIFFFVALGAICGVLSCAYLFCQRTFLGFVKTNRFTSKLLATSKPLYAALAALVLASITYPPGVGRFLASRLSMKEHLDSLFDNNSWALMSRNSSPPWPAEPDPQNLWFEWYHPRFTVFGTLGFFLLMKFWMLILATTIPIPAGYFMPIFIFGAAVGRLLGEALSVAFPEGIVAGGAVNPIMPGGYALAGAAAFSGAVTHTVSTALLVFELTGQIVHALPVLMAVLAANAIAQSCQPSFYDGTIIVKKLPYLPWIRGRSIGSHPVTVEDFMNCTVTTLAKDTLLEEVAKVVTSTDVAEYPLVESTESQILVGIVQRAPLVHALQAEPPSWAPGQQRCLQDILAGGCPTEPVTLQLSPETSLHQTHNLFELLNLQSLFVTSRGRAVGSVSWVELKKAISSLTNPPAPK, from the exons ATGACGGACAG ggaccccATGGAGGAGCTGGTAGGGCTGCGTGAGGGCTCCCCGGGGAGCCCCGTGACGCTGCAGGAGCTGTGGGGCCCGTGTCCCCGCGTCCGCCGGGGCATCCGCG GTGGCCTGGAGTGGCTGAAGCAGAAGCTGTTCCGCGTGGGCGAAGACTGGTACTTCCTGATGACCCTCGGGGTGCTCATGGCCCTGATCAGCTATGCCATGAACTTCGTCATCGGGCGTGTGGTCCGAG CGCACAAGTGGCTATACCGGGAGATCGGGGACAGCCACCTGCTCCGGTATCTCTCCTGGACCATGTACCCCGTGGCGCTCCTGTCCTTCTCCTCCGGCTTCTCCCAGAGCATCACGCCCTTCTCTGGTG GTTCCGGAATCCCAGAGTTGAAGACCATCCTGTCAGGTGTGGTCTTGGAGGACTACCTGGACATCAAGAACTTTGGGGCCAAGGTGGTGGGTCTCTCCTGCACCCTGGCCACCGGCAGCACCATCTTCTTGGGCAAAGTG GGCCCCTTCGTGCACCTGAGTGTGATGATCGCTGCTTACCTGGGACGCGTGCGCACCAGGACCATCGGGGAGTCCCAG AACAAGAGCAAGCAGAACGAAATGCTGGTGGCAGCGGCTGCAGTGGGCGTGGCCACCGTCTTCGCAGCCCCCTTCAGCG GCGTCCTGTTCAGCATCGAGGTCGTGTCCTCCCACTTCTCGGTCTGGGATTACTGGAGGGGCTTCTTCGCCGCCACCTGCGGGGCCTTCATGTTCCGCCTGCTGGCCGTCTTCGGCAGCGAGCAGG AGACCATCACCTCCCTCTATAAGACCAGTTTCCCGGTGGACGTGCCCTTTGACCTGCCGGAGATCTTCTTTTTCGTGGCACTGGG GGCCATCTGCGGCGTCCTGAGCTGCGCTTACCTCTTCTGCCAGCGGACTTTCCTAGGCTTCGTCAAGACCAATCGGTTCACCTCCAAACTGCTGGCCACCAG CAAGCCCCTGTACGCGGCCCTGGCGGCTCTGGTCCTGGCCTCCATCACCTACCCGCCTGGCGTGGGCCGCTTCCTGGCTTCCCGG CTGTCCATGAAGGAGCATTTGGATTCTCTGTTCGACAACAACTCGTGGGCCCTGATGAGCCGGAACTCATCCCCGCCCTGGCCCGCCGAGCCCGACCCCCAGAACCTGTGGTTCGAATGGTACCACCCGCGCTTCACCGTCTTCGGGACCCTGGGCTTCTTCCTCCTCATGAAG TTCTGGATGCTGATCCTGGCCACCACCATCCCCATTCCCGCTGGGTACTTCATGCCCATATTTATCTTTG GAGCTGCCGTGGGGCGCCTCTTGGGGGAGGCACTCTCCGTGGCCTTCCCCGAGGGCATCGTGGCCGGAGGAGCCGTCAACCCCATCATGCCCGGCGGCTATGCTCTGGCAG GGGCTGCAGCCTTCTCCGGGGCGGTGACACACACCGTTTCCACGGCTCTGCTGGTCTTCGAGCTGACAGGTCAGATCGTGCACGCGCTGCCTGTGCTGATGGCGGTGCTGGCGGCCAACGCCATCGCCCAGAGCTGCCAGCCGTCCTTCTATGACGGCACCATCATTGTCAAGAAACTGCCCTACCTGCCCTGGATTCGGGGCCGCAGCATCGG CTCCCACCCTGTGACTGTGGAGGACTTCATGAACTGCACTGTCACCACGCTGGCCAAGGACACGCTGCTAGAGGAGGTGGCCAAGGTCGTGACCTCCACAGATGTGGCCGAGTACCCCCTGGTAGAGAGCACAG AATCTCAGATCCTGGTGGGCATCGTGCAAAGGGCCCCGTTGGTGCATGCCCTTCAGGCTGAGCCACCCTCCTGGGCTCCAGGACAACAG CGGTGTCTCCAGGACATCTTGGCAGGGGGCTGCCCCACAGAGCCAGTGACCCTGCAGCTGTCCCCAGAGACCTCACTGCACCAG ACACACAACCTCTTTGAGCTGTTGAACCTTCAGTCTCTCTTCGTGACGTCGCGGGGCAGAGCCGTGGGCTCCGTGTCCTGGGTGGAG TTGAAGAAGGCGATTTCCAGCCTGACAAATCCACCAGCCCCGAAGTGA
- the Clcnka gene encoding chloride channel protein ClC-Ka isoform X2, producing MTDRDPMEELVGLREGSPGSPVTLQELWGPCPRVRRGIRGGLEWLKQKLFRVGEDWYFLMTLGVLMALISYAMNFVIGRVVRAHKWLYREIGDSHLLRYLSWTMYPVALLSFSSGFSQSITPFSGGSGIPELKTILSGVVLEDYLDIKNFGAKVVGLSCTLATGSTIFLGKVGPFVHLSVMIAAYLGRVRTRTIGESQNKSKQNEMLVAAAAVGVATVFAAPFSGVLFSIEVVSSHFSVWDYWRGFFAATCGAFMFRLLAVFGSEQETITSLYKTSFPVDVPFDLPEIFFFVALGAICGVLSCAYLFCQRTFLGFVKTNRFTSKLLATRSPALELTPPPSKPLYAALAALVLASITYPPGVGRFLASRLSMKEHLDSLFDNNSWALMSRNSSPPWPAEPDPQNLWFEWYHPRFTVFGTLGFFLLMKFWMLILATTIPIPAGYFMPIFIFGAAVGRLLGEALSVAFPEGIVAGGAVNPIMPGGYALAGAAAFSGAVTHTVSTALLVFELTGQIVHALPVLMAVLAANAIAQSCQPSFYDGTIIVKKLPYLPWIRGRSIGSHPVTVEDFMNCTVTTLAKDTLLEEVAKVVTSTDVAEYPLVESTESQILVGIVQRAPLVHALQAEPPSWAPGQQRCLQDILAGGCPTEPVTLQLSPETSLHQTHNLFELLNLQSLFVTSRGRAVGSVSWVEPHFLYRS from the exons ATGACGGACAG ggaccccATGGAGGAGCTGGTAGGGCTGCGTGAGGGCTCCCCGGGGAGCCCCGTGACGCTGCAGGAGCTGTGGGGCCCGTGTCCCCGCGTCCGCCGGGGCATCCGCG GTGGCCTGGAGTGGCTGAAGCAGAAGCTGTTCCGCGTGGGCGAAGACTGGTACTTCCTGATGACCCTCGGGGTGCTCATGGCCCTGATCAGCTATGCCATGAACTTCGTCATCGGGCGTGTGGTCCGAG CGCACAAGTGGCTATACCGGGAGATCGGGGACAGCCACCTGCTCCGGTATCTCTCCTGGACCATGTACCCCGTGGCGCTCCTGTCCTTCTCCTCCGGCTTCTCCCAGAGCATCACGCCCTTCTCTGGTG GTTCCGGAATCCCAGAGTTGAAGACCATCCTGTCAGGTGTGGTCTTGGAGGACTACCTGGACATCAAGAACTTTGGGGCCAAGGTGGTGGGTCTCTCCTGCACCCTGGCCACCGGCAGCACCATCTTCTTGGGCAAAGTG GGCCCCTTCGTGCACCTGAGTGTGATGATCGCTGCTTACCTGGGACGCGTGCGCACCAGGACCATCGGGGAGTCCCAG AACAAGAGCAAGCAGAACGAAATGCTGGTGGCAGCGGCTGCAGTGGGCGTGGCCACCGTCTTCGCAGCCCCCTTCAGCG GCGTCCTGTTCAGCATCGAGGTCGTGTCCTCCCACTTCTCGGTCTGGGATTACTGGAGGGGCTTCTTCGCCGCCACCTGCGGGGCCTTCATGTTCCGCCTGCTGGCCGTCTTCGGCAGCGAGCAGG AGACCATCACCTCCCTCTATAAGACCAGTTTCCCGGTGGACGTGCCCTTTGACCTGCCGGAGATCTTCTTTTTCGTGGCACTGGG GGCCATCTGCGGCGTCCTGAGCTGCGCTTACCTCTTCTGCCAGCGGACTTTCCTAGGCTTCGTCAAGACCAATCGGTTCACCTCCAAACTGCTGGCCACCAG GAGTCCAGCGCTGGAGCTGACCCCTCCTCCCAGCAAGCCCCTGTACGCGGCCCTGGCGGCTCTGGTCCTGGCCTCCATCACCTACCCGCCTGGCGTGGGCCGCTTCCTGGCTTCCCGG CTGTCCATGAAGGAGCATTTGGATTCTCTGTTCGACAACAACTCGTGGGCCCTGATGAGCCGGAACTCATCCCCGCCCTGGCCCGCCGAGCCCGACCCCCAGAACCTGTGGTTCGAATGGTACCACCCGCGCTTCACCGTCTTCGGGACCCTGGGCTTCTTCCTCCTCATGAAG TTCTGGATGCTGATCCTGGCCACCACCATCCCCATTCCCGCTGGGTACTTCATGCCCATATTTATCTTTG GAGCTGCCGTGGGGCGCCTCTTGGGGGAGGCACTCTCCGTGGCCTTCCCCGAGGGCATCGTGGCCGGAGGAGCCGTCAACCCCATCATGCCCGGCGGCTATGCTCTGGCAG GGGCTGCAGCCTTCTCCGGGGCGGTGACACACACCGTTTCCACGGCTCTGCTGGTCTTCGAGCTGACAGGTCAGATCGTGCACGCGCTGCCTGTGCTGATGGCGGTGCTGGCGGCCAACGCCATCGCCCAGAGCTGCCAGCCGTCCTTCTATGACGGCACCATCATTGTCAAGAAACTGCCCTACCTGCCCTGGATTCGGGGCCGCAGCATCGG CTCCCACCCTGTGACTGTGGAGGACTTCATGAACTGCACTGTCACCACGCTGGCCAAGGACACGCTGCTAGAGGAGGTGGCCAAGGTCGTGACCTCCACAGATGTGGCCGAGTACCCCCTGGTAGAGAGCACAG AATCTCAGATCCTGGTGGGCATCGTGCAAAGGGCCCCGTTGGTGCATGCCCTTCAGGCTGAGCCACCCTCCTGGGCTCCAGGACAACAG CGGTGTCTCCAGGACATCTTGGCAGGGGGCTGCCCCACAGAGCCAGTGACCCTGCAGCTGTCCCCAGAGACCTCACTGCACCAG ACACACAACCTCTTTGAGCTGTTGAACCTTCAGTCTCTCTTCGTGACGTCGCGGGGCAGAGCCGTGGGCTCCGTGTCCTGGGTGGAG ccccatttcctcTATCGCAGTTGA
- the Hspb7 gene encoding heat shock protein beta-7, protein MSHRTSSSFRAERSFHSSSSSSSSSSSSASRALPAQDPPMEKALSMFSEDFGSFMRPHSEPLAFPARPTGPGNIKTLGDAYEFAVDVRDFSPEDIIVTTSNNHIEVRAEKLAADGTVMNTFAHKCQLPEDVDPTSVTSALREDGSLTIRARRHPHTEHVQQIFRTEIKI, encoded by the exons ATGAGCCACCggacctcctcctccttcagagCGGAGAGAAGtttccactcctcctcctcctcctcctcctcctcctcctcctcagcctcccgggccCTCCCAGCCCAGGACCCACCCATGGAGAAGGCCTTGAGCATGTTTTCCGAGGACTTCGGCAGCTTCATGCGACCCCACTCCGAGCCCCTGGCTTTCCCAG CCCGCCCCACGGGGCCTGGCAACATCAAGACCCTCGGAGACGCCTATGAATTTGCGGTGGACGTGAGGGACTTCTCGCCCGAGGACATCATCGTCACCACCTCCAACAACCACATCGAGGTGCGGGCTGAGAAG CTGGCGGCAGACGGCACGGTCATGAACACCTTTGCTCACAAGTGTCAGCTGCCGGAGGACGTGGACCCGACATCGGTGACCTCAGCCCTGCGGGAGGACGGCAGCCTCACCATCCGGGCGCGGCGTCACCCGCACACAGAGCATGTCCAGCAGATCTTCCGGACGGAGATAAAAATCTGA